In Myxocyprinus asiaticus isolate MX2 ecotype Aquarium Trade chromosome 3, UBuf_Myxa_2, whole genome shotgun sequence, the following proteins share a genomic window:
- the LOC127417143 gene encoding zinc finger protein-like 1 — protein sequence MGLCKCPKRKVTNLFCFEHRVNVCEHCLVSNHNKCIVQSYLQWLQDSDYNPNCSLCSQPLNSQDTVRLVCYDLFHWSCLNELASRQPLFTAPAGYQCPTCQGPVFPPPNLASPVADMLREQLSTVNWARAGLGLPLIEDPPEREETSSTNDVTCYSDWSNFETPAVDMAISDPTSTSLPPHQDMEHIHNVHNNGELSVQNHSVINMSTTSTTDTITINTASSPRKVYDTRDSANTAVMQIDFDDDKYRRRPALSWFAQVLKNRTGTKKKALTLKQRIFMLLLVGVIGFFTLIIIMAKLGRASAEADPNLDPMLNPNIRVGNK from the exons atgGGTTTGTGCAAGTGTCCCAAGAGGAAGGTAACGAACCTATTCTGCTTTGAACATCGTGTCAACGTGTGTGAGCATTGTCTTGTGTCCAATCACAATAAG tgtATTGTGCAGTCATACCTACAGTGGTTACAGGACAGTGATTACAACCCAAACTGCAGTCTGTGCAGTCAGCCCTTAAATTCTCAGGATACGGTCCGACTTGTGTGTTATG ATTTGTTTCACTGGTCATGTCTAAATGAGCTGGCATCCCGTCAGCCCCTCTTCACGGCACCTGCTGGGTACCAGTGCCCGACATGCCAGGGTCCTGTGTTCCCACCCCCTAACCTGGCCAGTCCTGTTGCTGACATGCTGAGAGAACAACTGTCCACTGTCAACTGGGCGAGAGCAGGACTGGGCCTTCCACTG ATTGAGGACCCACCAGAAAGGGAAGAAACCTCATCAACAAACGATGTAACGTGTTACTCTGACTGGTCAAACTTTGAGA CCCCTGCAGTGGATATGGCAATCTCAGACCCCACCTCCACCAGTCTACCGCCCCATCAGGATATGGAGCACATCCACAATGTCCACAATAACGGCGAGCTGAGTGTCCAGAATCACTCTGTCATCAATATGAGCACCACCTCCACCACTGACACAATCACCATCAACACAG CTTCTTCCCCCAGGAAGGTTTATGACACACGGGATTCAGCAAACACTGCAGTCATGCAGATTGACTTTGACGATGATAAATACCGCAGACGACCGGCCCTTAGCTGGTTTGCCCAGGTCCTAAA GAATCGTACGGGCACTAAGAAAAAGGCCCTTACTCTGAAGCAGAGAATCTTCATGCTGCTGTTGGTCGGAGTGATTGGTTTTTTCACGCTCATCATCATCATGGCCAAACTGGGGCGAGCCTCAGCTGAGGCAGACCCGAACCTGGATCCCATGCTGAATCCCAACATCAGGGTGGGCAACAAGTGA